One part of the Bdellovibrio bacteriovorus genome encodes these proteins:
- a CDS encoding SDR family NAD(P)-dependent oxidoreductase: MEITNRHVLITGASRGIGRAFAKICAEDKAHLHLVLRKKDDEVIKEFDSLGAKSVNIWEADLSTREGVEHLLEQIKDVPVDILFNNAGVLTGGLIEEQPINDVYKMLQVNVNALVHLTQGVLPGMLKRKRGKIINNSSVSAYMNFPCASTYAASKAAVMAFTNCIRLELKDTGVSTLLLITPGIKTRMFDEIETLYSKNFVIPSESMTPGKYAEVIREAVLHDLEVVEPSGLTGVGLKIAKLAKPLFEMEVMRRFKRS, from the coding sequence ATGGAAATCACCAACCGTCATGTCCTGATCACCGGAGCCAGTCGTGGAATCGGTCGTGCCTTTGCAAAAATCTGTGCCGAAGACAAAGCCCATTTGCATCTGGTGCTCAGAAAAAAAGACGACGAAGTGATCAAGGAATTTGACTCCCTGGGTGCCAAGTCCGTGAACATCTGGGAAGCAGACCTGTCGACCCGTGAAGGCGTTGAGCATCTGCTGGAGCAAATCAAAGATGTACCGGTGGATATCCTTTTCAACAATGCCGGTGTATTGACCGGTGGTCTGATTGAAGAACAGCCGATCAATGACGTATACAAGATGCTGCAGGTGAATGTGAATGCGCTGGTGCATCTGACCCAAGGGGTGCTGCCAGGCATGCTGAAAAGAAAACGCGGAAAGATCATCAATAATTCCAGCGTCTCTGCGTATATGAACTTCCCGTGCGCTTCGACCTATGCAGCAAGCAAGGCGGCCGTGATGGCTTTCACCAACTGCATCCGTCTGGAGCTGAAAGACACCGGCGTCAGCACGTTGCTGCTGATCACCCCGGGAATCAAAACCCGCATGTTTGATGAAATCGAAACTTTGTATTCCAAAAACTTTGTGATTCCATCGGAATCAATGACTCCGGGGAAGTATGCCGAAGTCATCCGCGAAGCGGTTTTGCATGATCTGGAAGTGGTGGAGCCATCCGGTTTGACGGGGGTGGGCTTGAAGATCGCAAAGCTTGCGAAGCCCCTGTTTGAAATGGAAGTCATGCGCCGGTTCAAGCGCTCTTAA
- the rnhA gene encoding ribonuclease HI — MLGVSTKTRDHIMIYSDGACSGNPGPGGWGSVILYPDNQVQELGDGEKSTTNNRMEMTAALEALKAVAHFKVPVRFYTDSTYLIRGITQWVHGWRRRGWKTAEGGEVSNQDIWEELSHVVAARGAQGKIEWHYSRGHVGIPGNERCDRIAVAFSKNDYVSLYSGSLDQYPYDLLQVPADTSLPEMKGPGEKKKEAFSYLSNLGGLVYRHRNWPSCQKRVSGQSGAKFKKATSAAEEIEILKSWGLSPSTVIKEG; from the coding sequence ATGTTGGGCGTGTCTACAAAAACTCGCGACCATATCATGATTTATTCCGACGGAGCTTGCTCCGGCAATCCCGGCCCTGGGGGCTGGGGCAGTGTGATTCTTTACCCTGACAATCAGGTGCAGGAGCTGGGGGATGGTGAAAAATCCACCACCAACAACCGCATGGAGATGACGGCCGCCCTTGAGGCCTTGAAGGCCGTAGCGCACTTCAAGGTGCCAGTGCGTTTTTATACGGACTCCACCTATCTGATTCGTGGGATCACCCAGTGGGTGCATGGTTGGCGTCGTCGCGGCTGGAAAACTGCTGAAGGTGGCGAAGTTTCCAATCAGGATATCTGGGAAGAGCTGTCCCATGTCGTTGCTGCCCGTGGGGCACAAGGCAAGATCGAATGGCACTATTCCCGCGGTCACGTGGGAATACCTGGGAATGAGCGCTGCGACCGTATTGCGGTGGCGTTTTCCAAGAACGACTATGTGTCTTTGTACTCTGGGAGTTTGGATCAATATCCCTACGATCTGTTGCAGGTTCCTGCTGACACCAGCCTTCCAGAAATGAAGGGCCCTGGTGAAAAGAAGAAAGAAGCCTTTAGTTACCTGAGCAACCTGGGGGGCTTGGTTTACCGTCATCGCAACTGGCCTTCTTGTCAGAAGCGCGTGAGTGGGCAGTCCGGAGCGAAGTTTAAAAAAGCCACCTCGGCCGCTGAAGAAATCGAGATTCTGAAGTCCTGGGGTTTAAGTCCCAGCACAGTTATCAAGGAAGGATAA